In one window of Pseudomonadota bacterium DNA:
- a CDS encoding dihydrodipicolinate synthase family protein has translation MELKGIYTALVTPFNDDRIDEESLKKLIAFQIEGGVDGIVPCGTTGEAATLSYDEHERVIELTIKYVNGAVPVIAGTGSNSTKETIELTEGARKLGADLCLLTTPYYNKPTQEGLYRHYKKVAEEVDIPLIL, from the coding sequence ATGGAATTAAAGGGTATATACACAGCGTTAGTAACACCTTTCAATGATGACAGGATAGACGAAGAATCACTGAAAAAGCTGATTGCTTTTCAAATCGAGGGCGGTGTTGATGGCATTGTGCCGTGCGGAACAACAGGTGAGGCAGCAACACTATCCTATGATGAACATGAAAGGGTGATTGAGCTTACCATAAAGTATGTGAATGGTGCTGTGCCTGTAATTGCCGGGACAGGCTCAAACAGCACAAAGGAGACAATTGAACTCACAGAGGGCGCCAGGAAATTAGGTGCAGACCTCTGTCTCCTCACAACCCCATATTATAATAAACCAACACAGGAGGGTTTATACAGGCATTACAAAAAGGTTGCGGAAGAAGTAGATATACCATTGATTTTGT
- the dapF gene encoding diaminopimelate epimerase → MSASGNDFIIIDNRDGMVYKNFQDIVDFTVKICRRYHSVGADGLILIENSKRFDFRWRFFNADGSEAEMCGNGGRCAARFAFMKGIAKEKMIFETIAGLIKAELDGTRVKLQLTDPIDLKLDYPIALEDKEIFISSVNTGVPHAVLLVDDTDRIPVEELGRAVRYHKEFGDKGTNVDFVKVVDRENVKIRTYERGVEGETFACGTGAVAVGVILKEKALTGTPVNIWTKGGEILKVYINDEVYLEGDTKIIYMGTLHEEALL, encoded by the coding sequence ATATAGTCGATTTTACGGTGAAGATATGTAGAAGGTACCATTCAGTTGGGGCAGATGGCCTGATATTGATTGAAAATTCAAAAAGGTTTGATTTTCGCTGGAGATTTTTCAATGCAGATGGCTCAGAGGCAGAGATGTGCGGGAATGGGGGCAGATGTGCTGCGAGATTTGCATTCATGAAGGGTATTGCAAAGGAGAAGATGATTTTTGAAACGATTGCCGGTCTCATAAAGGCAGAATTAGATGGAACAAGGGTAAAGCTTCAGCTCACAGACCCGATTGATTTAAAACTCGATTATCCTATTGCCCTTGAAGACAAGGAGATATTTATAAGCAGTGTGAATACAGGGGTACCCCATGCTGTTCTTCTGGTAGATGATACAGATCGTATACCTGTTGAGGAATTAGGAAGGGCTGTAAGGTATCATAAGGAGTTTGGGGATAAGGGTACAAACGTCGATTTTGTAAAGGTTGTTGATAGGGAAAATGTGAAGATCAGGACTTATGAGAGAGGTGTTGAGGGTGAAACATTTGCGTGCGGCACAGGTGCAGTTGCAGTTGGTGTTATTTTAAAAGAGAAGGCATTAACCGGAACCCCTGTGAACATATGGACCAAAGGAGGGGAAATACTGAAGGTCTATATCAATGATGAGGTATACCTTGAAGGGGATACAAAGATTATATATATGGGAACATTGCATGAAGAAGCACTTTTATAG